tatttatttattagtttggaAAATATGCAACACCGTCCTCTGCTGGCCACAAACAAGGAGGGAGAGAGtgatgatcagaatcagaatcagaatcatctttatttgccaagtatgtccaaaacacacaaggaatttgtctccggtagttggagccgctctagtacaacggaacactttggagacataaagacattgacaaaaaacaattgtgcaaaaagatgcagagtcctctagcacttagagcagttcgaatgactaatattgcaatagtccggtgcaatgaccattgtgcaaagggcgctgagacttcaaggggTGTATGCGAtttcaagtgacgagtagtgcgatcaagtgagtggccagtatatgcaaatagtgcagcatggcgagacaactacagtgatgACACCGTTTATCCTGCTCCCACCCACAcagcgtttcccaacctttattgagcatATAATCTAAAAGGgagcaggagagagagagagagagagacaatgaCTATATAAAAATACTTCCTGATCATCTGAATACCTTTTTCGTGACCTCCACCGACTCGTATCCCTGTCACATTAGTAAAGGGCGGACTATATATTCTTTCATTCAGTGTTCTGAGGTTCAGGCATTATGTCAACCATTTCttcttggttttgtttctttttttttcttttttactaatACAGATGGTTAGGGGAACTGTATCAGAGTCAAGTTTACTAATgaagcccttaatcacaaaatagTGTCAGAGGGCAGCACAAGCCcatacttgacaaatacaaGAGAAGCGGAAGTAAAActggccaaaatccagatgtcagggGCAGGGTATTAAGAATACATTTAAGTATAAGTATTATAGTATAACGtacaatatacattttattcagAAAATGTAGTACGATAAAGATGAAAGTTGCCGAAGGTATAAATAATGGGACCGATATGTAAAAATTATACTTAGGTACcataacaaagtatttgtactcggTTACATTACGGGACTGACTGTAGAAAACCATCATATGTCGAGTATCTGGCAAAGGAGAGTCCAATTCTTTTCATCTACTACATCTCTATATAATGTATTCAACATTGTAGCTTTGTCACTCTGCATCATATgcacaattcaattcaatttgatCAGTATTACTGCACCATAGCAATGCAATGTCTCTCTGTACTTTATATATATGTGAAATGTCGGAAATATGTATATTGTTGTAGGCTCTTCTCAAGAAAGTACGAGAGTGACTCCATCTACTggatacaaattccttgtgtgtgtgtgtgtgcgtgtgtgtgtgtgtgtgtgtgtgtgattttttgaaacatatttggccagtaaagatgattcagattttCGCACACAGGTGCCTTTTGATGTATTTGCTTTGTGTACGCTCACATTTTGCAACACAGTTGGCCCTGCGTTTTTAGCCACACGGCCTTTAACCACACAGATATGAAAGTCAACTTGGACCATCTCAGGAAATCACATGGTTCACGATGGTCAAAGATCATATCGGGTCCATGTCATTCAATACAGACTTTCAAGACCAGTAGGAGCTCATTccattgtttttccatttgtcaaTTTGACTTGTCATAAACgcatcactgaaaaaaaaaaaaaaaaaagctgccaaGATATTCCATCGTGAGACAGCACAAACACTGCAGCAGTCACAATGCAAACGAGCATAATGTAAAACTGGTTTCACAGGAGTGGCCACTGTATAAATAGACACACGAGGACAGCATAACAGAACAGCAAACATACTGCTGCACTTGAACTACATGATGCTGAGGACAACATGGGCTCTCCTTCTGGGTGCATTACTCACAATTCAAGGTGAAGTGACTGCATCGTTCTTCTCGTTTCAGATTTAAAAGGCTCATTTGGGGAATGTTGTTGGTCGACGTTGTTCAAATGTCACGTTGTGTGTGCTACGGTTCCCTTGGAAATATCGCATGACACAAAGGAAACTATTCTAACGAGCATTTGAGAATTAATTCacgtttaaaaatacaaacagaaaaaaatacaaatgactaTATCCTGGATTGATCGCCAGTATTAGTTATGTATCACTTATTTGTttataaacaaaaaaccaaaaaaagaagtaaTTACACCCTACATTTCCCCGATTAGTCACATGACTTGAGATCTGATTTTAGATGTTTGTACCACCATTAGTTGAGTTAACTCCAACTCACTGGACGAGTTATGGAAAGGCTCCACATCAGTGCCAATCATAACAAAGCAAAATCCAAGACCTGAAGTGTAGAAATACTTGTCACACGCGCTGGGAGGTTAATAATTCCAATTTTTCTTTTATCTCTTTCCTGCAGGTGGCTCGAAAGCTCAGGGTAGGTTCTGCAATTTGCTTTAACACGATAATGGTGATACGACATCAGAGTGTATTACAGCCATTAACGCAATGTTTATGCTCCCCCAGAGTGTGGAATGGCACCACTAAACACAAGGATAGTCGGCGGTGACGATGCCCCGGCGGGCGCGTGGCCCTGGCAAGTCAGCATGCACTTCACTGGGGCTCACATATGCGGTGGGAATGTAATCAGCGAGGGATGGGTGCTCACGGCAGCCCACTGCATTCTCAGGTAGGGCAACCTTTGCGCCACTTCCACATACATCCATTGTTCGCGACGGCAAAAGTACCCGCACTCTGTACTTATgtagtacagatacttgtgtataAAAAAGACTGGaagaagtagaagtactgatttaaagtaaaaaaaataaataaaatagtaataCAAAATACAGACTGAAATGTTCTTAAGTTCAGTCATATAGTGGAGCAGATGAAACGTCATCGTGGGTTTCCGGCCCTTGCGCAAATGGGTTCAAAGCTCAAAGGGACATACCCATTTACAACGATGTTTCCCAGGGTTTAGCATGAGTATTCATATCTATGAAAAGATAAGAGTACATTGTCACAACCTCCACACATCCTCTATTTATTTGGGCGTGTGGCGTGGCCCACTCATAAAAACGACATTTTATGGCAGAGCTAAATGGGATTATTTCAAAAGTCTCGTTGTGACATAACAGCAAAAActgggcttaaaaaaaacaagagaaaaaataatgaaatgtggAATATATTACTTCATTTAAGTGAAATTATCTTCCAGTAGAACAGGAAAATTGGACTTGGCAAAATTACTAAAAAGAggtcaatacaaaaaaacatatttacactAATTACACCTATAGTTTATGGCATTTTCTTGTGTTAAGCTAAACTTCCTCATAACCAGTAATAAGATCTAAATAAACAGTTGTAATAGCTAACAATTATGAATttaccctttttttcccctctctctctctctctttttttataaaatgtagCACTGAACTTCGTCTTTGGCTCATGTACTTTGGAAAACAGAATCAGAGTACCACCAGTCCTAATGAGGTCACCCGCACTTTGTCCCAGATCATCGTTCATCCCCAGTACAACAGCGTGACCTTTCAAAACGACGTAGCTCTCATGAGGCTGAGCAGCCCCGTCACTTACACTGACTACATCCGACCCATCTGCATGGCAAGCAACTCAAGCCATTTCAACAACGGCACCAGGTGCTGGGGCACTGGATGGGGCAGACTGGGGGCTGATGGTGAGTTTTACCTTCACAGTTGTCTTGAACATTCCCTCATATATCAAGGAATCGAACTCCAACGACCAGGCCTCGGTGGTCTTGGTCACCGTAGCGAAAAAAGTAAGCCCACAAGTTAGCAAGaatgagtaaaaacaaaaaaataattcctcTATGTATGTCTTCCAGtgttgagtgttgttaacaaaccAGCCATATTTGAAGGATTAAAAAATCCTTCAAATATTCCCCCAATTGACGGGAATACTGTCCCGTCAATTGGTGAAAATGTCTTTCACTTCTCCATGCAGAGCCAAATCAGGCCTTTGAAAGGCTGCAAGAGGTTGAGATTCCAACAATTGGAAACCGGCAATGCGGCTGCAGCTACAGCCTGGTGGAAAACGTAACCATCACCAGCAATATGATATGCGCTGGGGAGGAGAACAAAGGAATATGTCAGGTTCGtgttttatgattttgtttGCAATTGTATTTGGTAGTGGAGGTCAGATTCCTCTGTGgccttatttctttctttcaaacatTTCTTTTCAGGGTGATTCAGGTGGTCCGCTGCAATGTAAACAAGGCTCAGCTTGGATCCTGTCGGGCCTCGCCAGTTTCGGCATACCTTGCGCCACCAGGTTTTTCCCTGAGGTCTTCACTCGTGTGTCGTTTTACCAGGACTGGATTACAGCGCAAGCGCAGGGTGCCAACATTAGTTTTGTGACCTACACCTCGACTGATCCTGACCAAGACGACAATTTCGTGTGCCGATTAACAGAGCCCTCGTCAGCCACAGCAACTCTTTCTAGCCTTAGCATCTTGCTATTCCTACTGGGCATTCAGGTTTTATAAGTGACTTGATGACACCTAGTACCTGATCATATGACATAAAACGGAAAAtggtatttttaatttatattcttTTATGAATCACCGTGGAGGAACAGTGCAATGATTCCATTCCACACTCATGTGTAAACCAACAATCTGAATATgaacattcattttaacaacactGTGAAGGTACACACAGTTACCtcacttttacattttgtatttattcagaatattcccgcgacccttgtgaagataagcggctcagaatacggatggatggatttattcaGAATAAGCATTGCATCACAATTGCAGTGGTTACTTAAAGTGATTAAGGGGCTTGAAATAAAGAAgtaattaattgatgaattgaaCCTTAATCTGGTCATTCATTAATGAATTGTTCATTAATCGTGTCCTTAATAATTAAGTGAGCAATGAAGCTGAAAAGTATGACACTTTAATATCTTTTAGCTGTAAATGACACAGAATAATGGCAAAAGACATATCCAGAAGTATTCATAAAACTACATTCTAGTACAAGTTAACATGATTCTTTAGAATGCTACAACAGATAGTTTTTCCAAAATACGGAgatgaaaaatgttcaaaatgtaaaataaatttaaaaaatatgatctCTGACACAACTTCTTACTTTGTCTTTTGCctatttcttaaaataattcaataataacGATATAGTACAGTTTTGTCAAGTACGGCATTATAACTCACATTAGATCGATCTAGGATATGTGTGACAGAAATTTTAATATGACTAAGTTGATGGTGATGTCATTGTTGCACTCAAGGCAGATAAAACCTGTGGCATGGTATTCCAACGTCCCGCTCACTACTTACATAACAAGGTTTAACTCGCATTTAATTGGTTTGTCAATCTACATCTAGATGCACCAGATCAAAAGATTTGAAAAAGTCAGGGAGAGGTGAACTCTTACACGTCCTCTCGGGCGAGTGAGCGGCCGAGAATATCTCAAACTGGTTTGACTTTGTGCCCATCAACAAATGTTTCCAATGTCATAATTACCTGTTGTAATGTTGAAACGTCACTACATAGAAGCCAAAGTTAGGTTGATGTATAGTAGCTGTAATCTAGGTgcaggaaattatcaaatttcacttGTTGCAGAGATGTGCATTTAGTTTCTacgaataatgtatctttattcatctatccatgaaaaaaaaaaaaaaaaaaaaacgccaaagacaggctaatgaatagcattggCGTTGTggcgttataaccctttaagcaacagatatttgaacacatggttgagcaacacatgtacaaagacagtataacaatacccaaaggcatatattccttatcctcCGCAAAGAACAACATATTACTGCGAGTTTTGATCcactccatgtacagtatatgggtatatctgtattatactgcccccaggtggccaagacatgcagaccagaaggagcagcatgaaggaacctgtgttttaaaatctcctaacttccgtggttccaagcgtgctcgttttcgtgaaagaacttcgttcacaacaatgtataaaaaaaacaaccaattcatTCCTGACAGAgaagtctatacattttgcagagctctgggttcgtaactaccctatcttatccttagcagatacagtagtcgaacaaaaactatctgactctaccccagacttatacaacgtttcaaacaggccagtatggaatcgctgtcgtctgattggtccgtaatctgacgtcatcgttgttcggccgaatgatgactatctgatctggctccagacgccgcctgcagatgtctcctgcattcaatgtttatagtggctccccgcagttcctttcttccttgacatctgtctccaaataccccctgatgggggccaaataccccccgatgggggccttcctgcaatatactcctatactccaatacacattctcttccaaactagttagaatgacatattagaatataaagaattctatattcccttcaagcacaatgtccattgaattgaagcggTAAACGTGGCAAAAAcggtttcattctttacattccattgttatgtcattactgtgtgattttattaagtacaatatacagtgttatttttttctgattaaaaaacacattttattaaaaagaacatttttgtgATGCTGAAACAGATTCCTGGCATGTCCGTTCATTTTAATGGtggaaagctgatttgagttcgtgtcacggaacaaattaaactatgaagtcaaggcaccactgtgtgtgccttggctcattAATGATTTGGGAAATACTGGTGCCGACCACACTAATCCTGTttccgttttatttattttttaaaaagtaacagaTATAGTATAAGATAGTGAaattttgtgatgaaaatgatTAACTTTTTAATCTTATTCTCCATATCTATATTTTTCCACATCTTAAGatgaatgccatttttttattttttatttatgcagATCCAGCAACGTTTAAACTGAGGAGTACTATTGTCACAAGTATTACAATAATAATGGTCATGGTTCTACAGATACCTATTTTTGTGTGCAATGTCGGCATTTAGGGGCACAAGggtacagtatttattattgtgaccACATAATTTTGAGTAATTATTCAAGAAAGAAGTCAAACATCATAGGAGGGTAAAACACTTTATTTCATTGAACCAGTATAAATCCAATGAAAAGTAGTGCAACTTGTGTAAAAACAGTGTGGGAATATTCACCTGAGAAAAGGTGTGAATCTGCATAAGGTCAAGGGAATGGAGGAAAATCTTCCGGTTGCGACATCAAAAAGGAGGAGATTTTCCACTCTCACTTCCGACCGCGAGGCTTTACATTAGCGGAGAGGTGACAGGCAGAGTCATGGCGCCGGCGTGATAAGTGTGAGAGAGTGAACGTGGTGGTGGTGTGCTTTAGTAAGAGTGATTAGCCATAAACAGAGACTCTCCACCGGCAGCGCTGCTTCCAGTGGAAGCGTATTTTCCCTGGCATGCCTGGCTGTTGGCCTGCAAAAGGAAAGACAGGCTATAAATACACAATGAAACACACTGCGCGTGGCATTTGATTCATTCGTAGTGGTGCGAAGTAACGAAATACAAGTGCTTTGTTACTGCACTTTTTTTCAGGTTTCAGGTACTTACTAATTGAAGGAGTTAGATGAGTACTTCtatttttaccacattttatAGTATCTGTACGTCTCCTAAAGTACAGAGTGCGACTATTTTTACCACCTCTGTTTCATTTGAACACGTACCAGAGCTCTCTTGATAAACTCCTCCTGGCATGCCTTTCCATTCTCCTTTTTGCCACCCCAGGCCTTGAGGGCAGATGCCTGCAGGGCACGTCCGTACGAGAAGGTCAGGGCCCAGGGCCTGTGCAGAGGGCACTGGTTCATGCCGTTCAGGTTGACGGAAGCCTCCTCCTCACTCTGACCACCAGACAAGAAGGTGATGCCTGTAAGTTGGAAGAGTAAAAGAACCAATTGAGTTTATGCAGTTTTGCCACGTGGCTTGGAACGGTTGTTCTCAAAATCTTGGCGTCCAGGGACCCCTCACAGGTGAGAAATTTTTGCTTGGAAATcctaacacaaaataaacataacaaCTATTTGTAGCCCTAAATGCcataagaattttaaaaaatgaccctttttaaggaaaaaaagttgtagtgCTCCAATTAATCAAATTTGTCATCTGAAAATTAAGTCGTGGGTTAGAAAATAGAGGTTTGTCACACCAGGGACTGCAGGGGGCACGGTGCGGCGGAGGGCGGTCACGGTCGCCATGGCGATCTCCTGGTTGCTGTACTTCATTGAGCACGAGTGGCCGGCGGTAACCATGTTGGGCTTGAGCAGAGTGCCCTCCAGGTACACGTGGTGGTCGGACAGAGCCTTGTAAACGGCGGCCAGGACTTTCTCGGTGACATACTGGCAGCGCTTCAGGTCATGGTCGCCATCGGGGAGGATCTCAGGCTCCACGATGGGCACGATGCCATGCTGAGGAATGCAGGAGAAGATCACGGAgaggcttttatttattttatttttttttacaaaggtgTACAAAGTTTAGTTGCCAGATATGGTTTCTTGCCCCATAAATGTTAAGCAAGCACAAGCCCATCCTACCATCTGGCAGATGCTGGCGTAGCGGGCCAGGACGTTGGCATTCTCAATGATGGCCAGTCTTGAGGGAGTGGTGGGGGTGATCTTCAGCACACAACGCCATTTGGCGAAGTCGGCACCGTCCTTCTTGTACTGGGCGCAGCGCTCGTACAGTCCATCGAGACCTGGAGCAAACAAGAAGCTTTATCAAAAAAGAATCATCATCTGTTTTATGGGTATAGTGCAATAGTGGTCTAAGTGCAATAGTTTAGTTCAATAGTGTTCTAAGTCCAAACATCCATATTGAAATCTATCAATATTTGAATGACAAATACCACTTATACCAACATGCAGATGCACTGGCACCAAAGTACTGAGTGCAATAATGGGTTGTCCCCAATATGTGAAAGTTGGAACTAAACCTTGATTTAGTCCAGTGCTCATCTGAAACATTCATTctctccattcatttcagtatttcatttcaaaatgaccaaaatggaGTTGGCCCACTGTCGTTCTCATTGGCTCAATTTAATCTTGGTTGGATTCTAGTTTGTGCTCTGCACATCTAAACTACTTCTGGCCTCACCCTGAGTCGTTGTCTCGCCGTTGGTTCCGGCCAGAGGGACGACACCTTTGTCGACCTTGATGCCCACCACCATGCCTCTCTCCTTGAGGAACTCGGGGAAGGGTTTGCCACTGTCGGTCTTCTGGTACATGGTCTCGTGGAAGAGGATGACGCCGCCAATGCAGGGGGCGGCGCGGTCGTCAGCGGTGAAGAGCAGCTGGCGGTACAGCCTCCTGTTCTCCTCAGTGTTCTCCGCGTTGATGCTCTGGAAGCGCTTGGCCACGCTACCTGGAGTGGACAGCAAGGAACCGGAATGTGTAAAGATGAGATCAAATGAGATCAAATGTCTATATAGACACAAGGATCATCACACCTACAGGTTGTGATCATTTCattgtttgtatttcatttgtatAATAGCTTCCACTTAGGTGTTAACAGTCTACATTTGTCAGCCTCAAATTGTTGTAAAAATGTCTTGGTAAGATAGAGACAATTACAATTTACAAGGACCTACAAAATATGGCCCGCTCTGTTCTTTAGTCCAGCCCACCGAGCATTGACATGATCAAGAGTCCTGGAACACTTTTTGCTTTAATTTAGCTATCATTcctaaaattatatttattcctTCTTGTGCATTTTGTATTAAATTATACgattaaataatttgttaattcatttattggaaataataacttcaaaataaaatgaagaaatgaacatgattttgggctGGTGTTGTGCTGCTGATTCTAAAGAATATGCTTGTGAACAGTGTATAGTAGCGCATCGGGAATCTTTACCGGTAGACTCATCTGCGGCTAGGATTCCTTTGCCGGGAGCAACGATCTTGTGAGCGATATCACTGAGCTCCTTCTTCTGCTCAGGAGTGAGGAAGGGATATGCGTGAGGCATCTTGACTCTGCTcaggaagagaagaaagaggaaCATTTTGGTAAGTTCAGTGGTGCAATCGTTGACAGGGGGGTGGAGCGGGTGTTGATAatactctccccccccccccccgttgttagaatcagaatcatctttatttgccaagtatgtccaaaaaacacacaaggaatttgtctccggtagttggagccgctctagtacgacaaccgacagtcaattgacagagaacacttttgatacAAAGACATTGatcaaaacagtcactgagcaataaagggttgctagttatctggtaatgccggtacaatttttaattctctagcacttagagcagttcgaatgactaatctcgcaatagtccggagcaatgaccattgtgcaaagggtgccgagacttcaaggagtgtatgcagtttaaagtgacgagtagtgcgataatctgggacaatgttgattgtgcaaatgttgcagatactcctcagtcagtgtgcaaatgggccAGATGGGGCAAATAAAAGGTTATGTGTTGTTGGGTTATGCTTGTGACTCAAAGCGAAATATGAAGTCAAAGAGTATCAACTGAAAAGGAAGTGGTGGGAGAGAAACCTTCTTGATGCTCGCTCTCATGGTATCCTGCCTGACCAACAAATTGTGGCGCGGTTGCTCACTGTTTTAGAACAACTCCACCTTACACACATGCGACAACCACTGGCATGTGTCTGACCGATTCCATTTCCTTCCATCTTTATCTCTGACCTTTCCTTCTCTTCTACCGCATACCTCGCCACCGCTCCCCCCGACAACACGAGTCTGAACTAAATATACACAGCGCAGCAACGCATACATACTGACTTAGCACCAGGGTGTTCCATAAAAGAAACCAGAGGCCGTGCGTGCAACTGGAGGAGATAAAACCaaccaaaacatgaaaatgtcaacaatcaTAATACATGGTTTAAGAGCTCATTATGAATTAGCATGTTAAGACTTTATAAAGACTTAAAACTGttatgagatttaaaaaaaaaaaaaaaccatgtttttattattgtcattattatttacAAAGCTCAAACTCCTTTCTCCTTACTAGATAATTATAATACCAGATATTAAAGGTAGCAGTTCACGCTGACTGCAGGCTCAGACATTTAACAAAACAGTTGAACATGCCAAATAGTACTAAGAAACGTATTATTAACtgttatacactttttttaaaaaacataattacTAGCCTGTAAACAAACTGCATATACTGATACTCTTTATGTAGTGAGATATGAAGAAGGGTTAAAAGACAGCCAAAGTGACaaagtgtactgtatgtctatcGCAATGGAAAGGGCATGCACACCATGCTTTAAATCCACACAAAATTCAGAAAAGAGACTAAGGGCAATTAAACAGTTGTCCTTTTACCTTTGAGATCAGAAGGAGAGCTGGGAGAAGAGAGAGGGAGGTAGAGAAGTGGCCTTCGTCTGCGACACCCACTGGGCTGGCTGGCCCTTGCATTTATCCTCCTATTGTGACCCTTCACATTTCAGCTGCTCGTCTATAAAAAGAACAGGACGCAACCAGAGACGGCTCGTGACATTCAGCGCGTCTCGGGCTGGAGTGGTGTGGTggcagctggccagcgaaagGGCAAAAAGGGGCTGTTGAGTGGAAAACGGCACagaaggaaatgaggaaaaCTGCGTGAGAACATGGAGAATGAAGGAAGCGTTACTTCCTTTTAACATCTTCTCTGCCAGTGGTTCTCAAggtttttgggtccagggacagGGATTCCCTTATAATCCAAACGCCGATTAAACTTAAGTACCAAATGTACACTAAAAAGGCCAAAAAactgtgattctcaaagtgtggcaccACTAGTGGTAATTCAGTTGTATTCAACTTGTAAGTTCAATACACTTGCATTTGatcattgaaaacattttgtttttttttaaatctatttagGTGCAATTAGTATAAAAATTTtacatgcaatacattttaattgaattattatttaatttaattattattttatttattattattttttttttccctttatgtAAGCGCAGTGTTAGAAACCACtgatgtccaaatttggtcagtttcatatttttttcacaaactgATACTATTGGTTAGTCCCCATGTGGGTCTGtagtttttacaaattattgaatgaatttttgaaaaGGGCTTGGGCTCTCAGATGATGCAATCTTAATGGCTTAagaaacatgctatttttgtggGTTTGTTTTACTGAAGGAGATGCCAGGATTCTTCCAGGCGACagcaatatactttttaggaattaaACCTCAGCCTTATTTTTGATAAACACTTCAGACTACTAcactaatgtattttaatgttgtctttttttcggTGGTAATTGGTGCAAAACTCTGAAGTTGCCTgttttcgagaaaaaaaaagtcacattttagaACATGCGAAAAAGtttctcaagaaaaaaagtaatattgagTTAGGATAAAACCTTCTGTTTACAAAGTTCCATTGGGAAATTAATCAGATTTCAacaagttaatttaaaaaaatgcaacttctGTAGTAATTCCCGTAATAATATgcctttttgtttaaaaaaaaaaaagactttttattCATTACGGGGATGTCAGATAAAGTCCTCCATAAATAAAGTTGTGTTGAGTTGACAATGTCACAATCATAACAGAGCTTTTAATTGTACTTAAGCGAAGGGAAgagtaattgatttattttgtttgctgcattgtaaatttgttttcaattttctattattattttgtggacCCACAAGCCACAGGTTGCGGATCTGGAGATCCATGGATTACATTTTGAGAACACAAAGACAGACGAAAGACAAAATTATTATGGTTCTATTATGAGAAGCGCTGCAGCATTTAGAAAGCAGTGGAATGACGTTATATACAGGATACTGAATGTGCCTTTCGTAATCCAACCCCGCGTTCAGTAACACAGAGCGAGCTGATCCTTGACCTTTCTGTGACCTTTTCCTGTCATCCTTTCTCAGTGGGAGGAAGTTGGGGTCAGCTGGCATGCACGGTAAAggtcacacatgcacacagtccAGTTGCACAACCTTTGATTGCCCAGTCGTCAAGCAGAAAGTTACAGATCTGCACCACCGACATGGctgttttgtgattttttattttatttttttcgggtGCACACACCATTTTTTAACATCTTTagtgatttttcaaatgt
The sequence above is a segment of the Phycodurus eques isolate BA_2022a chromosome 19, UOR_Pequ_1.1, whole genome shotgun sequence genome. Coding sequences within it:
- the aldoab gene encoding aldolase a, fructose-bisphosphate, b, whose product is MPHAYPFLTPEQKKELSDIAHKIVAPGKGILAADESTGSVAKRFQSINAENTEENRRLYRQLLFTADDRAAPCIGGVILFHETMYQKTDSGKPFPEFLKERGMVVGIKVDKGVVPLAGTNGETTTQGLDGLYERCAQYKKDGADFAKWRCVLKITPTTPSRLAIIENANVLARYASICQMHGIVPIVEPEILPDGDHDLKRCQYVTEKVLAAVYKALSDHHVYLEGTLLKPNMVTAGHSCSMKYSNQEIAMATVTALRRTVPPAVPGITFLSGGQSEEEASVNLNGMNQCPLHRPWALTFSYGRALQASALKAWGGKKENGKACQEEFIKRALANSQACQGKYASTGSSAAGGESLFMANHSY
- the zgc:123217 gene encoding prostasin encodes the protein MMLRTTWALLLGALLTIQGGSKAQECGMAPLNTRIVGGDDAPAGAWPWQVSMHFTGAHICGGNVISEGWVLTAAHCILSTELRLWLMYFGKQNQSTTSPNEVTRTLSQIIVHPQYNSVTFQNDVALMRLSSPVTYTDYIRPICMASNSSHFNNGTRCWGTGWGRLGADEPNQAFERLQEVEIPTIGNRQCGCSYSLVENVTITSNMICAGEENKGICQGDSGGPLQCKQGSAWILSGLASFGIPCATRFFPEVFTRVSFYQDWITAQAQGANISFVTYTSTDPDQDDNFVCRLTEPSSATATLSSLSILLFLLGIQVL